A window of Clostridiales bacterium contains these coding sequences:
- a CDS encoding helix-turn-helix transcriptional regulator, with the protein MHKEFGKKLKELREKFGLFQSDLAKEMEVAQNTISNWEKGKSEPSIEQIIKLAEIFNTTPNELQGFENPKNNISELERRLIKAGLKDKINKLTEEQFNILISLVDNFLIANDNKKN; encoded by the coding sequence ATGCACAAAGAATTCGGGAAAAAATTAAAAGAACTTAGAGAAAAATTTGGGCTATTTCAATCCGACCTTGCCAAAGAAATGGAAGTAGCCCAAAATACAATATCCAATTGGGAAAAAGGAAAATCCGAACCAAGTATAGAACAAATAATAAAATTAGCAGAAATCTTTAATACCACACCTAATGAATTACAAGGGTTTGAAAATCCCAAAAATAATATAAGCGAACTTGAACGCCGACTTATAAAAGCAGGCTTAAAAGATAAAATAAATAAACTAACAGAAGAACAATTTAATATTTTAATATCTTTAGTTGATAACTTTCTCATAGCAAACGATAATAAAAAAAACTAA